The following proteins come from a genomic window of Thiothrix unzii:
- the proB gene encoding glutamate 5-kinase, translating to MPKTQRWVVKIGSALLTRDGEGLDREALADWAGQMARLLQSGVEIVLVSSGAVAEGMSRMGWKTKPKALFEKQAAAAIGQMSLIHAYEVVFQQHGFHAAQVLLTHDDLASRRRYLNARSTLTTLIDLKVIPVINENDTVAFEEIRLGDNDTLGAMVANLVEADVLVILTDQSGLYDKDPRKCADAQLITEGRANNPDYVEFAGGAGTLIGSGGMRTKVLAAQRASRSGCATVIASGREPQVLERLRTGELLGTLLLPDAAPIAARKQWIAGQLAAKGSLWLDEGATQAILNTGKSLLPVGVVRVEGVFERGEVVSCLAADGRLIAKGLVNYSSEEADRIKRYPSKSIEQVLGYVDAPELIHRDNLVLL from the coding sequence ATGCCAAAAACCCAGCGTTGGGTGGTAAAGATTGGCAGTGCGTTGTTGACTCGTGACGGCGAAGGGCTGGATCGCGAAGCCTTGGCAGATTGGGCGGGGCAAATGGCTCGCTTGCTGCAATCAGGTGTGGAAATCGTGTTGGTGTCATCGGGCGCGGTTGCCGAGGGCATGAGCCGTATGGGCTGGAAAACTAAGCCGAAAGCGTTGTTTGAAAAACAGGCTGCGGCGGCTATCGGGCAGATGAGCCTGATTCATGCGTATGAAGTGGTGTTTCAGCAGCACGGCTTTCACGCGGCACAAGTGCTGTTGACTCATGATGATTTGGCGAGTCGCCGCCGCTACTTGAATGCGCGTAGCACCTTGACGACCTTGATTGATTTGAAAGTGATTCCGGTGATCAATGAAAATGACACGGTGGCTTTCGAGGAAATCCGTCTAGGCGACAATGACACGCTGGGTGCGATGGTGGCAAATTTGGTGGAAGCCGATGTGTTGGTGATTTTAACCGACCAGTCCGGTTTGTATGACAAAGACCCACGTAAGTGTGCTGATGCGCAATTAATCACTGAAGGTCGTGCTAATAATCCCGATTATGTGGAATTCGCGGGCGGGGCAGGAACCTTAATTGGCAGCGGCGGAATGCGTACCAAAGTATTGGCAGCGCAACGCGCCTCGCGTTCCGGTTGTGCGACAGTGATTGCTTCCGGGCGTGAACCGCAGGTGCTGGAGCGGTTACGCACGGGTGAGTTGTTGGGCACGTTGTTATTGCCGGATGCTGCACCGATTGCGGCGCGTAAACAATGGATTGCAGGGCAATTAGCAGCAAAGGGTTCGTTGTGGTTAGATGAGGGCGCGACACAGGCTATTTTAAACACGGGCAAGAGTTTGTTGCCGGTTGGGGTAGTGCGTGTGGAAGGTGTGTTTGAGCGCGGCGAAGTCGTGAGCTGTTTAGCGGCGGATGGGCGGTTAATTGCCAAGGGTCTGGTGAATTATTCCAGCGAAGAAGCGGATCGGATTAAGCGTTACCCCAGTAAATCCATTGAACAAGTGCTGGGTTATGTGGATGCCCCTGAGTTGATTCACCGCGATAATTTAGTGCTGTTGTAG
- a CDS encoding lytic transglycosylase domain-containing protein: MSHPEKSNSMKHLLALPFLCGAALHCTTAEAAIYTYVDKEGTRWLTNTPKKGKQYKLVAKYGAPQKPRPPVQSAPMPVAARSYAPGNVPVAATIPRHHCGGQSAAQLERKFTPHMGSVQMFARQYGVDEKLVRAVMKQESCFNASARSSAGAMGLMQLMPGTADQLGVANAWDPHQNIQGGVKYLAQMLREFNGDKQLALAAYNAGPGAVRKYNGVPPYRETRNYVAKIMAEYNHTQGAPQQVATVATGYQRSARVASGAGRGYGWARPSQEFSVFRGLDPSKG, translated from the coding sequence ATGAGTCATCCCGAAAAGTCCAACAGCATGAAGCATTTGTTAGCGTTGCCGTTTCTTTGCGGTGCGGCGTTGCATTGCACTACCGCCGAAGCGGCAATTTACACCTATGTTGATAAAGAAGGCACGCGCTGGTTAACCAATACGCCTAAAAAAGGCAAGCAATACAAGCTGGTTGCTAAATACGGTGCGCCACAGAAACCACGTCCTCCCGTACAGTCCGCCCCGATGCCTGTCGCAGCCCGCAGTTACGCGCCCGGTAATGTGCCGGTAGCCGCGACGATTCCGCGTCACCATTGTGGCGGGCAAAGTGCCGCACAGTTAGAGCGTAAATTTACTCCGCATATGGGTTCGGTACAGATGTTTGCCCGTCAATACGGGGTCGATGAAAAACTGGTTCGTGCGGTGATGAAGCAAGAATCCTGCTTTAATGCCAGTGCGCGTTCCAGCGCGGGCGCGATGGGCTTGATGCAGCTTATGCCGGGAACGGCGGACCAATTGGGTGTCGCTAATGCGTGGGATCCGCACCAAAATATTCAGGGTGGGGTGAAATACCTCGCACAAATGTTGCGCGAATTTAACGGCGATAAGCAATTGGCATTGGCAGCTTACAATGCAGGCCCCGGTGCAGTGCGCAAATACAATGGTGTTCCGCCTTACCGCGAAACCCGTAATTATGTCGCAAAAATCATGGCGGAATACAATCACACGCAGGGTGCACCTCAGCAAGTGGCAACCGTTGCAACGGGTTATCAGCGCAGTGCGCGAGTAGCGTCTGGGGCAGGTCGTGGCTACGGTTGGGCACGACCGTCGCAGGAATTCAGCGTATTTCGTGGTTTAGATCCGAGTAAGGGCTGA
- the apaG gene encoding Co2+/Mg2+ efflux protein ApaG, producing the protein MFAPCMKEGVGMDSERYNIEVSVESQYIEKESDPEQSRYVFAYTVTIVNQGSVSARLLTRHWIISDADGNTQEVRGDGVIGEQPYLQAGEGFRYTSGTILDTPLGVMRGTYQMLADDGQRFDATIPPFRLANPRLLH; encoded by the coding sequence ATGTTTGCCCCATGTATGAAAGAGGGTGTCGGTATGGATAGCGAACGCTATAACATTGAGGTTTCCGTAGAAAGCCAATACATCGAAAAGGAATCTGATCCTGAGCAGAGTCGCTATGTATTTGCGTATACCGTAACCATTGTGAACCAAGGTTCGGTTTCAGCACGATTGTTGACGCGCCATTGGATTATTTCAGATGCTGATGGTAATACCCAAGAAGTGCGCGGTGATGGTGTTATCGGTGAGCAGCCGTATTTACAAGCCGGTGAAGGTTTCCGTTACACCAGTGGTACGATTTTGGATACGCCCTTGGGTGTTATGCGCGGTACTTACCAAATGTTAGCGGATGATGGGCAGCGTTTTGATGCGACTATTCCGCCTTTTCGTTTAGCAAATCCGCGCTTATTGCACTGA
- the waaF gene encoding lipopolysaccharide heptosyltransferase II encodes MAFSPQRCLIVGPSWVGDMVMAQSLFMALKDRFPDLQIDVLAPAWSKPILAAMPEVRSAIEMPLQHGELALGKRYQLGKVLRANAYDWAIVLPRSLKAALVPFWANIPVRTGFKGEMRYGLLNDIRPMDKTVLTMTVQRFVALGLAKDATLPPEIQQPRLVVERNPSSSPTSPTLALSPGAEYGGAKRWPAEYYAAVALHYIAQGGQVILLGSAKDTPVTAQIAAAVNSPACQDLAGKTSIQEVLVLLAQADQVVSNDSGLMHVAAALGTPVIAVYGSSDPTYTPPLSDKAQILYLGLSCSPCFKRECPLGHLDCLKKIEPQQVISHL; translated from the coding sequence ATGGCGTTTTCCCCCCAACGTTGCCTGATCGTCGGCCCTTCGTGGGTCGGCGATATGGTGATGGCACAAAGCCTGTTCATGGCATTGAAAGACCGTTTCCCCGATTTGCAAATTGATGTGCTTGCGCCCGCGTGGAGCAAGCCGATATTGGCGGCAATGCCCGAAGTCCGTTCTGCCATTGAAATGCCGTTACAGCACGGCGAATTGGCATTGGGTAAGCGTTACCAACTCGGCAAAGTCTTGCGGGCGAATGCGTATGATTGGGCAATTGTATTACCGCGTTCGCTGAAAGCCGCGCTTGTGCCGTTCTGGGCAAACATTCCGGTGCGCACGGGGTTTAAGGGGGAAATGCGTTACGGCTTGCTGAATGATATTCGTCCTATGGATAAAACCGTGTTGACGATGACGGTGCAGCGGTTTGTGGCGTTAGGGTTGGCGAAGGATGCTACCTTGCCGCCGGAAATTCAGCAGCCGCGTTTGGTGGTGGAAAGAAACCCCTCTTCATCCCCAACCTCTCCCACGCTTGCCCTCAGCCCCGGTGCAGAATACGGTGGAGCTAAACGTTGGCCTGCCGAGTATTACGCCGCAGTTGCCCTGCATTACATCGCGCAAGGCGGGCAAGTGATCCTACTTGGCTCTGCTAAAGATACGCCCGTCACTGCGCAAATCGCCGCCGCTGTAAATTCCCCCGCTTGCCAAGACCTTGCAGGCAAAACCAGCATTCAGGAGGTGTTGGTATTACTCGCACAGGCCGATCAGGTGGTCAGCAATGACTCTGGCTTGATGCACGTTGCTGCCGCACTCGGCACACCCGTGATTGCCGTTTACGGCTCTTCTGACCCCACCTATACCCCGCCTTTAAGTGACAAAGCGCAAATCCTCTACCTTGGGTTGTCGTGCAGCCCGTGTTTCAAGCGCGAATGCCCGTTAGGGCATCTTGATTGCCTGAAAAAGATTGAACCACAACAGGTCATTTCTCACCTATAA
- a CDS encoding zinc-finger domain-containing protein gives MSAPSIADYKRLNDTREVVVKRQDLPLSCPTDATALWCSHPRVSLAIDTSADKTARCPYCGTLYRLID, from the coding sequence ATGTCTGCACCGAGCATTGCTGATTACAAACGTTTGAATGACACCCGCGAAGTGGTGGTGAAGCGTCAGGACTTACCCTTGAGTTGCCCCACCGATGCGACGGCGTTGTGGTGTTCACACCCACGTGTGTCGTTGGCGATTGATACGAGTGCGGATAAAACGGCTCGTTGCCCTTATTGCGGTACGCTTTACCGTTTGATCGATTAA
- a CDS encoding branched-chain amino acid transaminase: MSMSDRDGLIWLDGEMVPWREAKTHVLTHTLHYGMGVFEGVRAYKTDQGTAIFRLQDHTNRLFNSAKIMRMPMPYSKEQLNDAQRAAVRENNLDSAYIRPMCFYGSEGMGLRADNLETHAMVAAWTWGSYLGAENMEKGIRIKTSSFNRHHVNVTMCKAKANGNYMNSMLALREALDDGYDEALVLDVDGFVSEGSAENFFLVKDGIIYTPDLTSALDGITRKTVITLARDLGFEVREKRITRDEVYVADEAFFTGTAAEVTPIRELDRRAIGLGTRGPITEQLQTLYLDIVHGRSEKYRDWLTLV; this comes from the coding sequence ATGTCGATGTCTGACCGCGATGGCCTGATCTGGCTGGACGGCGAAATGGTGCCTTGGCGCGAAGCCAAAACCCACGTCTTAACCCATACCCTGCACTATGGCATGGGCGTTTTTGAAGGCGTGCGGGCGTATAAGACTGACCAAGGCACGGCAATTTTCCGCTTGCAAGATCATACCAACCGCCTGTTTAATTCCGCAAAAATCATGCGGATGCCAATGCCTTATAGCAAAGAGCAACTCAACGACGCGCAACGTGCCGCCGTGCGTGAAAATAATCTGGATTCCGCCTACATCCGCCCGATGTGTTTCTACGGGTCGGAAGGCATGGGCTTGCGTGCTGATAATCTGGAAACCCATGCAATGGTCGCCGCGTGGACATGGGGTTCTTACCTCGGCGCGGAAAACATGGAAAAAGGTATCCGCATCAAGACCTCTTCTTTCAACCGCCATCACGTCAATGTCACCATGTGCAAGGCGAAGGCCAACGGCAACTACATGAACTCCATGCTGGCGTTGCGTGAAGCGTTAGACGACGGTTATGACGAAGCATTAGTGCTGGACGTGGACGGTTTTGTGTCCGAAGGTAGTGCAGAAAACTTCTTCTTGGTCAAAGATGGCATTATTTATACCCCAGATCTGACCTCAGCACTGGATGGGATTACCCGTAAAACCGTGATCACCCTGGCGCGTGACTTGGGCTTTGAAGTCCGTGAAAAGCGCATTACCCGTGACGAAGTGTATGTGGCGGATGAAGCGTTCTTCACTGGAACCGCAGCGGAAGTTACCCCGATTCGTGAACTTGATCGTCGCGCTATTGGTTTAGGTACACGCGGCCCGATTACTGAGCAATTGCAAACTTTGTACTTGGATATTGTGCACGGTCGTTCTGAAAAATACCGCGACTGGCTGACCCTTGTTTAA